Proteins encoded by one window of Lathyrus oleraceus cultivar Zhongwan6 chromosome 1, CAAS_Psat_ZW6_1.0, whole genome shotgun sequence:
- the LOC127137607 gene encoding probable sphingolipid transporter spinster homolog 3, giving the protein MDWIHLIYHKDRCRLQRSIAYWFEVAPVITNGSAIPCRVALGHELAFYAEFTHVGLFNQGAITSNGIIGHHGTCIGGTCKSDTGIHGDFNLKKFEDGVLSSAAVGSV; this is encoded by the exons ATGGATTGGATCCATCTGATATACCATAAG GATCGGTGCCGACTACAACGCTCAATTGCGTACTGGTTTGAGGTAGCTCCCGTCATAACAAATG GTTCGGCGATTCCCTGCAGAGTAGCTCTTGGTCATGAGTTGGCATTTTATGCAGAGTTCACACATGTTGGATTATTTAACCAAGGAGCAATAACTAGCAATGGTATTATTGGACATCATGGAACTTGCATAGGCGGTACCTGCAAGTCTGATACAGGGATACATGGTGATTTTAACTTGAAAAAATTTGAGGATGGTGTTCTGTCATCTGCTGCAGTAGGAAGTGTTTGA